AAGTGACGTCGTGTTGCGTCTGCCTACGCTGACCGCAGCGAAGGTTGCGCTTTGGAATACGCTCCTGGAGTCCGGTGTGAGCAAAGCCGAACTGGCGCGTCGGCTAGGAGTGCAAAGGCCTCAGGTAGACCGACTGGTGGATTTTCTGCACCACTCAAAGATCGAGAATGTTGAGCGTGCGTTGCAACAGCTTGGGCGAAGGATCTCGCTTTCGGTTGAAGCAGCCTAGGTTCCGCATTTAACGTTGGGAAACGCCACCATAGCGATCAACCTAAGAGAGCCTATTCTGAAAAACGTGTGCGGCTCGGTGTTTTTAAGCAGACATATTGAGGCTCAATTTGGTTGCTGATGGTGTTGTATCTGGGCAAAGCTCAGCAACTTGTCCGTAGCCTTCCTTAAGCAACTGAAAGGAATCATCGATGGTCGATGAACTGGAGGAATTCCAGAAGAACTTGCTGGAATCTGTACGTCAGATGAAAGCCGGAAAGGCCGCACGCGTGACTCAAGTGCCGCTCTCTGCGGCAGCAGAAGCGCGTGCCAAAGTGGGCGTTTCTCAAAGTGCGTTTGCCAAACTGATCGGTGTGAGTCTGCGGACTTTGCAGGATTGGGAGCAGGGGCGCAGGCAGCCGACAGGTGCAGCGCAAACCCTGTTGCGCGTTGCAAGTCAGCATCCTGAAGCGTTGCGGGATCTGCATTCTGCTTAAAGTCTGAACCAACAAAGCCCTTGCATTTCTACAGGGGCTTTTTCCGTAACGTATGCCTTGCCGCCTAACTCCCTTCTATCAAAGCCCGCTCTTCCAGCCAGATCTCTTGAACAAACTGATCTGTAATCGCGTAAATCCCGTGCCCGCGTCGCATGATGATGTTCTCGGCAACCAGTGCAATTACCACCGGTTGAATCTCTTCGACCCGTACCTCTCGCCCGACTGACTTTGAATACTCAGCCGCTGCGTCAGTGGAGAAAATTCCGCGAGCATCGCCTGCTGTAGAGGCGATCTTGTTGAAAACGGCTTGAGCGAGGCTACCCAGTTGCTCGACTTTTTCCAGCTCGATGCTCGCCGCTGCCGAGCGCAATGTGCTGGCGATTACCGGTAGGAAAACATCGGGCTGGCCCTCTTGCTGCAAGAGTT
This region of Pseudomonas sp. R84 genomic DNA includes:
- a CDS encoding helix-turn-helix domain-containing protein, with product MVDELEEFQKNLLESVRQMKAGKAARVTQVPLSAAAEARAKVGVSQSAFAKLIGVSLRTLQDWEQGRRQPTGAAQTLLRVASQHPEALRDLHSA
- a CDS encoding type II toxin-antitoxin system HicB family antitoxin, translating into MFEYALEVHEEPDSVWLSCAEIPEMHAVGDTLEQALDSAIDAIETALSIYVDDRRLIPTGQAGEQKSDVVLRLPTLTAAKVALWNTLLESGVSKAELARRLGVQRPQVDRLVDFLHHSKIENVERALQQLGRRISLSVEAA